Proteins encoded within one genomic window of Gammaproteobacteria bacterium:
- a CDS encoding sulfatase-like hydrolase/transferase, whose product MSRMSAVRNILFIMADQLRADYLSCYGHPTLETPNIDALATRGMKFDRAYCNAAICGPSRMSFYTGRTMASHGCAYNRVPIRTDEWTLSDYMRAEGLRSALVGKTHFGANPTDVERLNLAAEGVDGRYVLECGFEPYERDDGLHPMGMFDPNLRYNQYLREQGYVSDNPWNDFVISALNDAGDVVSGFYMRNAHLPARVSAEHSETAYMTRRAIDFIREAGDEPWSLHLSYIKPHWPYMVPSPYHSMYGVEDILPAVRSDEERADPHPVVKAFMNHGESVVLSDDAARQNVIPTYMGLVKEIDDHVGHLMTALSDLGRSGDTLIVLTSDHGDYLGDHWLGEKELFHEPSVRIPLIVADPSESADLSRGCASQALVEGIDLIPTFIEVLGGDPHQPWLEGRSFLDILHGRDAESRDFVVAELDYFARKARLELKVAADRAKGWMVRSERWKYVFYEGFDSQLFDLEGDPNELVDRASDPSCQGILDEHRDRLFHWFRCRKSTVTVDYAYLDTRHEFATRGGFIFGEW is encoded by the coding sequence ATGAGTCGCATGTCCGCGGTTCGAAATATTCTGTTCATCATGGCCGATCAACTCAGGGCAGATTACCTGAGTTGCTATGGGCACCCGACGTTAGAAACACCGAACATCGATGCCCTGGCCACGCGCGGGATGAAATTTGACCGCGCGTACTGTAACGCGGCGATATGTGGCCCGTCCCGCATGTCGTTTTACACCGGCCGAACAATGGCGAGTCATGGTTGTGCCTACAACCGGGTACCGATTCGAACCGACGAGTGGACGCTCAGTGATTACATGCGGGCTGAGGGATTGCGTTCAGCTCTAGTGGGAAAGACCCATTTTGGCGCCAACCCAACGGATGTTGAGCGCCTGAATCTTGCCGCAGAAGGTGTTGACGGTCGCTATGTGCTCGAGTGTGGTTTTGAACCATATGAACGGGATGACGGACTGCATCCGATGGGCATGTTTGATCCCAATCTGAGATACAACCAGTACCTGCGGGAACAGGGCTACGTATCCGACAACCCGTGGAACGACTTTGTAATTTCTGCGCTCAATGACGCTGGCGATGTCGTCAGCGGATTTTATATGCGCAATGCTCATCTACCGGCGCGGGTTTCGGCTGAGCACTCGGAAACAGCCTACATGACACGGCGGGCTATAGACTTTATTCGGGAAGCAGGCGATGAGCCGTGGAGTCTGCATCTGAGCTATATCAAGCCGCACTGGCCTTACATGGTGCCTTCACCATATCACAGCATGTACGGTGTTGAGGATATTCTGCCTGCAGTACGCAGCGATGAGGAAAGGGCTGATCCGCATCCCGTAGTCAAGGCATTTATGAACCATGGAGAGAGTGTCGTACTGTCCGACGATGCTGCGCGACAAAACGTTATCCCGACCTACATGGGACTTGTGAAGGAAATCGATGACCACGTGGGCCACCTGATGACGGCTTTGTCAGATCTGGGCCGATCGGGAGATACATTGATTGTGCTGACGAGCGATCACGGTGATTACCTGGGTGATCACTGGCTGGGCGAGAAAGAGCTGTTTCACGAACCGTCTGTCCGTATTCCGCTTATCGTTGCTGATCCGTCCGAGTCCGCGGACCTGAGCAGGGGGTGTGCCTCCCAGGCACTGGTCGAGGGTATCGATCTGATACCGACCTTTATCGAAGTGCTGGGCGGTGATCCTCATCAACCCTGGCTGGAAGGCAGGTCGTTTCTGGACATACTTCATGGAAGAGACGCTGAATCGAGGGATTTCGTCGTGGCTGAGCTCGATTATTTTGCGCGCAAAGCCCGGTTGGAACTCAAGGTAGCAGCTGACCGGGCAAAAGGGTGGATGGTGCGATCCGAACGGTGGAAGTATGTGTTCTACGAAGGGTTTGACTCCCAGTTGTTTGACCTTGAAGGTGATCCAAATGAGTTGGTCGATCGGGCCTCAGATCCGTCATGCCAGGGGATCCTCGATGAGCATCGGGATCGTCTTTTCCACTGGTTCAGGTGTCGGAAATCCACGGTCACTGTTGATTACGCCTATCTCGATACCCGCCATGAATTTGCGACCAGGGGCGGGTTTATATTCGGGGAGTGGTAG
- a CDS encoding ABC transporter ATP-binding protein, whose amino-acid sequence MAEPLLSVRNLTVEFTIRGGVVPVIDDLSFDLGPGETLSLVGESGCGKSMTALAIMGLIPSPPGVISAGSITLQGEDLVQTTDARMREIRGNEVSMVFQEPMTSLNPVYTVGEQIAETLRRHQRLTRKQAQVQAIQMIDAVQIPLPDRRANDYPHQLSGGMRQRIIIAMALACQPKILIADEPTTALDVTVQAQIFDLMQNLQHETGAAIILITHDMGSVAEMAERVVVMYAGRKIEDGRVEDILLRPQHPYTRGLIACVPHLLGKVTADRPYLQEVPGMVPPLSEFGFDGCMFAPRCDLVRDVCWQEKPHHTKLTETQSVACWELVTSNESADA is encoded by the coding sequence ATGGCAGAACCACTACTGTCGGTTAGAAATTTGACGGTTGAGTTCACGATCCGTGGTGGTGTAGTGCCGGTGATTGATGATCTGTCATTTGATCTTGGCCCCGGTGAAACATTGAGTCTGGTCGGAGAATCTGGCTGTGGCAAAAGTATGACCGCGCTTGCAATTATGGGATTGATCCCATCACCGCCTGGAGTGATATCTGCAGGCTCAATAACTTTGCAGGGCGAAGATCTAGTTCAAACAACAGATGCCAGGATGCGTGAGATCAGAGGCAACGAAGTTTCGATGGTTTTTCAAGAACCCATGACGTCCCTGAATCCGGTCTACACGGTAGGTGAGCAAATTGCTGAGACGCTGCGACGTCACCAGAGACTGACCCGGAAGCAGGCCCAAGTTCAGGCGATTCAGATGATAGATGCGGTACAGATACCCCTGCCTGACCGTCGTGCAAATGATTATCCGCATCAACTATCCGGTGGAATGAGGCAGCGCATCATTATTGCGATGGCGTTGGCTTGCCAACCAAAAATTCTGATCGCAGATGAACCGACAACCGCATTGGATGTGACTGTACAGGCACAGATTTTCGATCTAATGCAGAACTTACAACATGAGACAGGTGCGGCGATCATTCTCATCACTCACGATATGGGGTCGGTCGCCGAAATGGCTGAGCGAGTGGTGGTTATGTACGCTGGGCGTAAGATTGAAGACGGTCGAGTGGAAGATATTTTGTTGCGACCACAGCACCCTTACACCCGAGGACTCATAGCGTGTGTGCCACATCTGTTGGGCAAAGTGACAGCGGACCGGCCATATCTTCAAGAGGTGCCTGGAATGGTGCCCCCGCTTTCTGAATTTGGCTTCGATGGTTGCATGTTCGCACCACGATGCGATCTGGTTCGCGATGTCTGTTGGCAAGAAAAACCCCACCACACAAAGCTAACAGAGACCCAAAGCGTAGCATGTTGGGAGCTTGTTACCAGCAATGAGTCAGCCGATGCCTGA
- a CDS encoding ABC transporter substrate-binding protein, which translates to MRMTTKLISAIGAIVLALTGVTVQADTPKAGGTLIMSIGTTPRHLNPAVQSGIATGAPGAQLFATLLRFDDQWNAHPYLAKSWQVSDDSRTVTFNLVEGATFHDGAPITSKDVAFSIKTIKAHHPFKTMFGAVESVETPDANTAVFKLSKPHPALMLALSSQLGSIIPEHIYGDGQDPKKHPRNSQDVVGSGPFKFVEFVRDQHIILERNENFFIKGRPYLDKIVMRIIKDPTARSLGRENGEIDMSAFESLAQDILHAEGVAHLTATDQGYAAIGPIAWYAFNTKKEPLSDVRVRQAIAYAIDRDFLMNAISQGTTKAAYTGIHPDSIFHEPNVEHYDLDLDKANAMLDDAGYARGGDGMRFPLTVDFGWPGAKPNAEYLKPQLKKIGIDVTVRTSAGFPAWAKTVSNWDFDITTDVVFNWGDPVIGVHRTYLCNNAKKGVIWSNTQQYCNSEVDAILAKAGQENDQAKRVAFYSEAQKLIAKDVPIYFTETVPYHTIYNHTKVGNPPNTIWGTCSPMDEVYLKN; encoded by the coding sequence ATGCGAATGACAACAAAACTGATTAGCGCTATTGGTGCGATTGTTCTCGCATTGACTGGCGTAACTGTACAGGCGGATACCCCTAAAGCGGGTGGTACATTGATTATGTCGATCGGCACGACGCCTCGACATCTCAATCCCGCAGTACAGTCCGGTATTGCGACGGGTGCACCGGGCGCACAGCTTTTTGCGACTCTGCTTCGGTTCGATGACCAGTGGAATGCTCATCCCTACCTTGCGAAGTCCTGGCAGGTGTCTGATGACTCAAGAACAGTGACGTTTAATCTCGTCGAGGGTGCGACGTTCCATGACGGCGCACCGATCACCTCTAAGGACGTTGCATTTTCCATCAAGACCATCAAAGCGCATCATCCGTTTAAAACGATGTTTGGAGCAGTCGAAAGTGTCGAAACACCGGACGCAAATACGGCTGTTTTCAAATTATCCAAACCACATCCGGCTCTTATGCTGGCACTGTCCTCACAGCTCGGATCGATCATCCCAGAACATATTTATGGCGATGGACAAGATCCAAAGAAACATCCACGTAACTCTCAAGACGTCGTCGGTTCGGGACCATTTAAGTTCGTTGAGTTTGTTCGGGATCAACATATTATCCTGGAACGGAATGAGAACTTTTTCATCAAGGGTCGTCCGTATCTAGACAAAATCGTCATGCGGATTATCAAAGATCCAACAGCAAGATCCCTCGGAAGAGAGAATGGCGAAATTGACATGTCGGCCTTTGAGTCATTGGCGCAAGACATTTTGCATGCTGAGGGTGTTGCGCATTTGACTGCGACTGACCAAGGTTACGCGGCTATAGGGCCAATAGCCTGGTATGCGTTTAATACGAAGAAAGAGCCACTGAGTGATGTGCGAGTACGGCAGGCGATCGCTTACGCGATTGATCGCGATTTCCTCATGAACGCGATCAGCCAGGGTACAACTAAGGCGGCTTATACTGGTATTCATCCGGATAGTATTTTTCATGAGCCAAATGTCGAGCACTATGATCTAGATCTAGACAAAGCCAACGCCATGCTTGATGACGCGGGTTATGCACGTGGCGGTGATGGAATGCGTTTTCCTCTGACAGTTGACTTCGGTTGGCCGGGTGCCAAGCCAAACGCTGAATACCTAAAACCTCAGCTCAAAAAGATTGGGATCGATGTCACTGTACGCACATCAGCGGGGTTTCCCGCCTGGGCAAAGACTGTTTCAAATTGGGACTTTGATATCACAACCGATGTGGTATTTAACTGGGGTGATCCAGTTATCGGTGTGCATAGAACCTATTTGTGTAATAACGCGAAAAAGGGTGTGATCTGGTCGAACACTCAGCAGTACTGTAACTCGGAAGTTGATGCCATATTGGCTAAAGCTGGTCAGGAGAACGATCAGGCGAAACGGGTCGCTTTCTATTCCGAAGCGCAGAAACTAATTGCGAAAGATGTACCGATCTATTTCACAGAAACCGTGCCTTACCACACGATCTACAACCATACCAAGGTGGGCAATCCACCGAATACGATTTGGGGCACTTGCTCCCCAATGGACGAGGTCTATCTGAAGAATTGA
- a CDS encoding ABC transporter permease translates to MQFLIITLKRAGFGLVLLVAVLALNFVLIHIAPGDVADTIAQDAGGLDAEIMEQIREDYGLDLPLWEQMAKYFWGVARLDLGYSFYYNEPVTKLIMEKLPATLLLVISAQVISIFLGILLGVTAARNPNGVTSHFVTVLSLVGYAAPVFWTGIMLIILFSVIVPIFPIGNMIDVSVERDGIAYVIDVLHHLVLPAVTLGSIFLAIYSRLSRASMLDVLGSDYVRTARAKGLSEFQVVFKHALRNALLPVVTTVGLVFSGIISGAVLVETVFSWPGLGTLAVQAIVARDTPTILGILFFSSLVVVVANLLTDMVYRIIDPRIKTSEGSQA, encoded by the coding sequence ATGCAGTTTTTGATCATCACACTTAAGCGTGCCGGTTTTGGTCTCGTATTGCTTGTTGCTGTTTTGGCGTTGAATTTTGTGCTGATACACATTGCTCCAGGCGATGTCGCAGACACGATTGCCCAGGATGCTGGTGGATTAGATGCAGAGATAATGGAGCAGATTCGCGAAGATTACGGGCTTGATCTACCTTTGTGGGAGCAGATGGCGAAATATTTCTGGGGTGTGGCAAGGCTAGATCTTGGTTATTCTTTTTACTATAACGAGCCGGTTACCAAACTCATAATGGAGAAGTTACCAGCCACTCTTTTGTTAGTGATCAGTGCCCAGGTTATATCCATTTTCTTGGGTATATTGCTTGGTGTCACGGCAGCTCGAAACCCAAACGGGGTGACAAGCCATTTTGTTACCGTGTTGTCTTTGGTTGGCTATGCGGCGCCGGTGTTTTGGACCGGTATCATGCTGATAATTTTGTTTTCCGTTATCGTCCCGATATTTCCCATAGGAAACATGATAGATGTGTCAGTAGAAAGGGACGGGATCGCTTATGTCATTGATGTGTTGCACCATTTAGTCTTGCCAGCGGTTACTTTGGGTTCGATTTTTCTGGCGATTTATAGCAGATTGTCGAGAGCCAGTATGTTGGATGTGTTGGGCTCTGACTATGTTAGAACAGCACGGGCCAAAGGCTTGTCGGAATTCCAAGTAGTGTTCAAGCATGCGTTGCGTAACGCACTACTCCCAGTGGTTACAACTGTTGGATTGGTATTTTCTGGAATTATTTCCGGTGCAGTTCTTGTCGAGACTGTGTTTAGTTGGCCAGGGTTGGGAACGTTAGCTGTCCAGGCAATTGTCGCAAGAGATACCCCAACAATTTTGGGTATCTTGTTCTTTTCATCGTTGGTTGTCGTAGTGGCGAATTTATTGACCGATATGGTGTATCGAATTATTGATCCGAGAATCAAGACATCAGAAGGAAGTCAGGCGTAA
- a CDS encoding ABC transporter permease, whose translation MGVVQIEHPFTEAARMFAANYAAVAGLLVLAIIIVVSLLGPFLYTVDPWEMVWSPFSPPGAKGFLLGTDYLGRDLVAQIIHGGRATIAVGCAAALLSVLIGITFGALSGFYRGWVEEILMRITEFFQVLPTLLFSMVLVALFGASLQMIAFAIGIVSWTGVARVTRAEFLKIRELEYVTASRSAGAKAPTLIFRVILPNALPPIVVQAALLVGFAILFEAGLSFLGLSDPNVVSWGAMMGNNRPFILQHSFTIMYPGLAIFITVLAISLVGDGLNDALNPKLRKR comes from the coding sequence ATGGGTGTTGTTCAGATTGAGCACCCTTTTACAGAGGCCGCGCGAATGTTCGCCGCAAACTATGCCGCTGTCGCAGGGTTGCTTGTGTTGGCAATTATTATCGTAGTCTCGTTGTTGGGCCCGTTTCTGTATACGGTTGATCCCTGGGAGATGGTCTGGTCTCCCTTTAGCCCCCCAGGGGCCAAAGGGTTTCTTTTAGGAACAGACTATTTAGGACGCGATCTTGTGGCCCAAATTATTCACGGTGGAAGGGCGACCATAGCAGTGGGGTGTGCTGCTGCTTTATTGAGTGTCCTGATTGGTATTACTTTTGGAGCCCTGTCGGGATTCTATCGGGGGTGGGTTGAGGAAATTCTGATGAGAATCACGGAATTCTTTCAGGTGTTGCCGACATTGCTATTTTCTATGGTTCTTGTTGCGCTTTTTGGAGCTTCACTACAGATGATTGCGTTTGCGATTGGCATCGTTAGCTGGACTGGTGTTGCCAGGGTCACGCGAGCTGAATTTCTTAAAATTCGAGAACTCGAGTACGTTACCGCTTCGCGTTCGGCTGGTGCGAAGGCTCCGACCTTAATCTTTAGAGTGATTTTGCCTAATGCGTTGCCACCAATTGTGGTGCAAGCGGCATTGCTGGTTGGTTTTGCAATTTTATTTGAAGCGGGTTTGAGTTTTCTAGGTTTGAGTGATCCCAACGTGGTGAGTTGGGGTGCGATGATGGGAAATAATCGACCATTCATCCTACAACACTCCTTCACAATCATGTATCCAGGCCTGGCTATTTTTATTACGGTGTTGGCCATCTCATTGGTAGGAGATGGCTTGAATGATGCATTAAATCCCAAGCTTCGGAAACGTTAA
- a CDS encoding ABC transporter ATP-binding protein yields MPDTAPMLELRDVEVRFDLKRTNLFGAALQLRAVDGVSLSLQRGQTMAVVGESGSGKTTLALAIARLIPVTTGKIRMGDVDLLGLQGESLRTHRRHMQFIFQDPYSSLNPRLRAKDIVREPLDRLSIGSVKSRNNRVQELFEQVGLRQDQLRLFPHQFSGGQRQRIGIARAIASSPSLVICDEPVSALDVGVQAQILNLLRRLQKDLNLTYLFISHDLGVVQHMCDSIAVMYMGKIVEQADRESLFNNPKHPYTQALLSAVPSADPNRRNRGRRTTITGDPPNPIDLPPGCRFASRCPLVVDQCRTDLPDLRAVDRTHRVACHLAE; encoded by the coding sequence ATGCCTGACACTGCGCCGATGTTAGAACTTCGTGATGTGGAGGTTCGCTTCGACCTTAAGCGAACGAACCTCTTCGGTGCCGCGCTGCAGTTGAGAGCGGTCGATGGCGTTTCGCTATCGCTACAACGAGGCCAGACTATGGCTGTTGTAGGTGAATCCGGTTCGGGTAAGACGACACTGGCTCTGGCGATCGCTCGTTTAATACCTGTAACCACCGGTAAAATTCGAATGGGTGATGTTGACCTGCTTGGCTTACAAGGTGAATCGCTCCGAACTCATCGACGGCATATGCAGTTTATTTTTCAGGATCCTTATTCGTCGTTGAATCCAAGATTACGTGCCAAGGATATCGTCCGAGAGCCACTCGATCGTTTAAGTATTGGATCAGTTAAGAGTCGTAACAATCGGGTTCAGGAACTGTTTGAACAGGTCGGGCTACGTCAGGACCAACTGAGACTGTTTCCTCATCAGTTTTCAGGTGGTCAACGCCAGCGAATTGGCATCGCCCGGGCGATTGCTTCAAGTCCTAGTCTTGTGATCTGCGATGAGCCGGTTTCGGCGCTTGATGTGGGTGTCCAGGCGCAGATACTAAACTTACTTCGCAGATTGCAAAAAGATCTCAATCTGACGTATCTGTTTATTTCTCACGACCTTGGTGTTGTTCAACACATGTGTGACAGTATTGCAGTGATGTACATGGGCAAGATCGTCGAGCAAGCGGACCGTGAATCACTTTTTAATAATCCCAAACATCCCTATACCCAGGCGTTGCTGTCGGCCGTGCCGTCAGCGGACCCAAATCGTAGAAACCGGGGGCGTCGCACAACCATCACTGGTGATCCGCCGAACCCGATCGATTTGCCGCCTGGCTGTCGCTTTGCTTCACGCTGTCCACTTGTGGTCGATCAGTGCCGGACGGATCTGCCCGATCTGAGAGCGGTGGACAGAACACACCGAGTAGCGTGTCATCTAGCGGAGTGA
- a CDS encoding AMP-binding protein, translated as MIYTSERTDLKLEIPNVSITEYALRHAERLADKPALIDGPSGRSLTYGQLAGGIKKVAGGLYARGFRKGDVLAIYCPNMPEYALVFNAVASVGGINTTVNPLYTAAELAKQLNDANARFLVTVPPFLDKALEAAGSSSVEEVFVFGEGEGARSFSELMSTDSPAPAVEIDPKNDLVVLPYSSGTTGLPKGVMLTHHNLVANLCQVDGFEEQKRMGEDEIIMAMLPFFHIYGMIVVMKLALAGGATLVSMPRFDMEEFLGLVQQYKATTLPLVPPVVLGLAKSPLVDQFDLSSVKTIFCGAAPLGRELSIETSQRIGCPIMQGYGMTEASPVTHLSSMDPDKSRQGAIGKVIPDTEVRVVDVESGRDCAQGEDGELWIRGPQIMRGYLNQPEETADCIDSEAWYHTGDVGYVDEEGFFFIVDRVKELIKYKAMQVSPAELEALLVTHPAIVDTAVIPSPDEEAGEIPKAIVVLKEPEAASDEMADEIMAFVADNVAPHKRVRLLDFAEQIPKSASGKILRRVLVEAERSRNG; from the coding sequence ATGATTTACACCAGCGAACGAACAGATCTCAAACTGGAAATCCCGAACGTTTCCATAACGGAGTATGCACTGCGACACGCTGAACGGCTGGCTGATAAGCCGGCCCTGATCGACGGTCCTTCAGGCCGTAGTCTGACCTATGGCCAACTGGCCGGCGGTATCAAAAAAGTTGCCGGTGGGCTGTATGCCAGAGGATTCAGAAAAGGAGATGTCTTGGCAATTTATTGCCCCAATATGCCCGAGTACGCGCTGGTGTTTAATGCTGTCGCTTCAGTGGGTGGTATCAACACCACGGTTAACCCGCTGTATACGGCTGCAGAACTTGCCAAGCAGCTCAACGATGCCAATGCCAGGTTTCTGGTGACTGTACCCCCATTTCTGGATAAGGCGCTTGAAGCCGCAGGCAGCTCTTCGGTTGAAGAGGTCTTTGTCTTCGGTGAGGGCGAAGGGGCACGCTCTTTTTCGGAGTTAATGTCCACCGACTCACCAGCCCCTGCTGTTGAGATCGACCCTAAGAATGATCTGGTGGTTCTGCCTTATTCGAGCGGTACAACGGGTCTACCCAAGGGTGTGATGCTTACCCACCACAATCTTGTTGCTAATTTGTGTCAGGTAGACGGTTTCGAAGAACAAAAACGCATGGGCGAAGACGAGATCATCATGGCAATGCTGCCGTTCTTCCACATCTATGGGATGATCGTGGTCATGAAGCTGGCGCTCGCTGGAGGCGCTACTCTGGTCAGTATGCCTCGATTTGATATGGAGGAGTTTCTCGGTCTGGTACAGCAATACAAGGCGACCACGCTGCCACTGGTTCCGCCCGTCGTACTGGGATTGGCCAAGAGTCCCCTGGTCGATCAGTTTGACCTTTCCAGTGTGAAGACGATCTTCTGTGGTGCAGCCCCGCTGGGACGAGAATTATCTATAGAGACCAGCCAGCGAATTGGCTGTCCGATAATGCAGGGATACGGCATGACCGAGGCAAGCCCGGTGACACACTTGTCCTCGATGGACCCGGATAAATCTCGGCAAGGTGCCATCGGAAAAGTGATTCCTGATACCGAAGTCCGGGTGGTCGATGTCGAGTCCGGTCGCGATTGTGCCCAGGGTGAAGACGGTGAACTCTGGATACGCGGTCCGCAAATCATGAGGGGCTATCTCAATCAACCCGAAGAAACAGCAGACTGTATCGATTCGGAGGCTTGGTACCACACCGGTGACGTCGGTTATGTCGATGAAGAAGGGTTCTTTTTCATTGTGGACCGTGTTAAGGAGTTGATTAAATACAAGGCAATGCAGGTCAGTCCTGCTGAACTCGAGGCGCTGCTGGTGACACATCCGGCCATAGTCGATACGGCAGTGATCCCGAGTCCCGATGAGGAAGCCGGTGAGATTCCCAAGGCCATCGTAGTACTAAAAGAGCCGGAGGCCGCGAGTGATGAAATGGCCGACGAGATCATGGCCTTTGTCGCGGACAATGTCGCACCGCACAAGCGCGTGCGGTTACTGGACTTTGCTGAGCAGATTCCTAAATCTGCTTCCGGCAAAATTCTGCGGCGGGTACTCGTCGAAGCAGAGCGAAGCAGAAATGGTTAG
- a CDS encoding MBL fold metallo-hydrolase gives MKLLVDIGSGVTQRLLGCGANGAIIDAVLVTHIHTDHLVDLYQFIISSWHQNRDRKQVIYGPPGIKELVESTMAVWRTERELRIKWEKRSSLAAFEIEIHELESEGVVLEHAGGRVSVVKVEHQPVEPAFGFIFEASGRKLVLSGDTRYCENLVEAARGADVLVHEVFVHGSMPVIGTRTERGLANVAAYHTASTDVGKVAARADVGCLLLTHIVPPDTDRARLLEQARAEYAGPVIVGEDLMAIDVITGSVQWGDVNFSLPVRS, from the coding sequence ATGAAGCTGCTCGTTGACATCGGATCCGGTGTCACCCAGCGGCTGCTGGGGTGTGGTGCGAACGGCGCAATAATTGACGCGGTGCTGGTGACCCATATCCACACCGACCACCTGGTAGACCTTTACCAGTTCATCATTTCTTCCTGGCATCAGAACCGCGACCGCAAGCAGGTCATCTACGGACCGCCCGGTATCAAAGAGTTGGTCGAATCGACGATGGCAGTGTGGCGGACGGAGCGGGAACTTAGGATCAAGTGGGAAAAACGCTCATCGCTCGCTGCGTTTGAGATCGAAATCCATGAGCTTGAATCAGAAGGCGTAGTACTCGAGCATGCTGGCGGCCGTGTCAGCGTGGTCAAGGTCGAGCACCAGCCGGTTGAACCGGCATTTGGTTTTATTTTTGAAGCGAGCGGGCGCAAGCTGGTTTTGAGCGGCGACACGCGGTATTGCGAAAACCTCGTTGAGGCTGCCAGGGGAGCAGATGTTCTGGTGCACGAGGTTTTTGTCCATGGCTCGATGCCGGTGATCGGCACCCGCACTGAGCGGGGACTGGCCAACGTGGCGGCTTACCACACGGCCAGTACCGATGTCGGCAAAGTAGCTGCGCGGGCGGATGTGGGTTGCCTGCTTCTGACCCATATCGTGCCTCCCGACACCGATCGTGCAAGATTGTTAGAACAAGCGCGTGCAGAGTATGCCGGTCCAGTCATCGTGGGCGAAGACCTCATGGCGATCGATGTCATCACAGGAAGTGTGCAGTGGGGTGATGTGAATTTCAGCCTGCCGGTCAGGTCATAA